The Triticum aestivum cultivar Chinese Spring chromosome 5A, IWGSC CS RefSeq v2.1, whole genome shotgun sequence genomic sequence ACTGACCGTGCTGCCTGGCTCGTGTGTAGGAGATAGCTGCGGCGCAGGAGACCCGGGTGTCGGAGGCCACCTGACCTGCGGCAGCCACTGCCAGGACCTCTTCAGGTTTCATCACATCTTTACATAGAAAGTGAAGAAAAATATACTTACACATCTAGAATAGCCATACTCATACTGTAAATCTGCCATCTGGTACTGAACAAATTGGTCTCTGCAAAATCATGAACTGGTGTGGTGTGCCAGCCCTTTGTTGCCCTGGCTTACCAACGACAGCCAGAGCTTCTGGGCCTGCTTGATTATGATCTGTGCAGATAGATTCATAATTTTAGAAATTAAAACAGTACTAACTACCAAGACCAAACTTGGGGAATATGACATTTCATGAAGACAAGTTTTTCATTAGACACAAAGTACACAACTGATCACACAAAGAACAAACGAACTTGCCGCACGCCCTCTTACTTCCACCTGCTGGATAGCAGCCAGTCTTGCAGTCATATGAACCAGGACACAACTACTTACTATATGGAACCCACGACGCTGTCTCTCACAATGACTGTACTGCTAGCTAGACCAGCTTATTTTCGATAAATGCCGCCGAAAGAATCGACCTGTTCTCTTCCCGTACTTCGGAAGTACATGCCCACAACCCAATTTGGGTTGTGGACATAATGGCAATGAGAAGAGAACAAAATCTGTGCATTAATGTACTTGAGCTGCATCTCTCAAGGTCACATTCAGACTGGTTTCCATTGTTGGACGTCCAAGTCCAATATTGCCACCATTAGCGTTGCCTTGCATCATGGCTACAAATTCGGCATAATCAatttgaccgtcctgaaaaaaaaAAGATAATGCACATTCATTAGATTCAGTTGGTTTCTGACAAACAAATCAGCGGTGATGTAGGTCATGCTGAAAGTAACACTATAATTTTTCTCATAGTATTATCCAGCTAAGATCACTGTTACAAAGTTGACATTTAAGTAGTAATGAGTTATTATTActatattattatttttgcaacattATGCAGATACCAAAGTCTGTATTGTAATCCGAGATCTATGTGTTCCGTGCTGTTGCTatatagattttgtttttcctttgagCTGTTGAGCCACTGGGTATTAGGCGTAGCTGGTGGTAGATACCCAATGCCACCAAGGCCAAAGGTACAATTTCACAAGTTAAATGGGTCTTAGAATTAAGACCCGCTGCAGTGGGTATCAAAGATGCAAGTCCCAAAACACTATACATGTCTAAATTGACTAAATATGCCTAACACTTTTGCGACTGTTTGCTGTCGCGAAAGTGTTACAGGTTCTTCATGAGTCAGAACCACAGTTAAATGATACTAACAATTAACAGGCATGCCATGATATTTTAGATTGGGATAATCGACTTACATTGTTCTGATCGGCCTCTAAAATAATCTCTTCAAGGAGAGTGCCTTCCATGTTATATTCTGCACAGGCTCGTTGAAGCTTGTCGACTGTGATATAGCCACTGCCATCTTTGTCAAAATATGTAAAAGCTGCCTTCAAGTGTTCTTCCCGCTCTATCTTGTTTAGAGGCATGGTTGCAGCAATAAATTCTTCATAGTTTATGGTTACATCAGTGTCTGTATCAGCCTGAAAAAGGTTCAGACAGATTAGATGAAGTAGGACAGCAATGCAGACAATATCCTACCAACAAATCAAGAAATGCATGTTATTATATTATTGCTGCATACTATATATGTACAGCTTAGGCGTTTTTCATTAAAAAAAATGCCATATGTCATCACAGCAATGATATCTATTGATTAGGCCTTTTCCAACAGAGGATATCCCAGAACCAATAAGAATTGAAGAATAGTGTGTGGTGGCTAAACAGTGTTTGAAGCAGGAAAATATTACACATTCCACACATATTGGACGAGCCTTTGTAATAATCAGAGGCACACACTTACCGCTTCCATTATATCACAAATCTCGGTATCCACCAATTCGTTGCCATATCTTGTCAGACCTTTCCTAAGCTCACCAAAAGTGATTACGCCTCTATTTTTTATGTCCACTGTCTTGAATAATTCTCTTAATCCAGCAATCTCCTCTTCTGAAAGACGCTCAGCTATCACCTGGAAGCATATTAAGTGTCACAGAAGAAACAGGGCCGTACTGTTTACAAAATTGATAGATGCAGGACATAATGAAACAAATTAAATTCCAGCATAGGGCCTAACCCACAcagttgaatgccaaaaacaaaAGCATATTCCCTTTCCGCAGCAGGAAATTCATGTAGTGAGACTAAAGCAGCAGCTCAAATGAACTTGCTTGCATGGCAGCAATAGAATCCATCCATGACCAATGGCATGTTCGTGTGAACTGTAATGTCAATTGATGATTCACAGTAACTATGTATGTGCCTTAAACTAACATATTAtaggaaaatccaaacaaaacagaGCCATGATCCATGCGATCATTATACCACATAAAGTTAATATTCTACCAAGATTTCAACTATTACACTTGTAAAGACAAAGATGTGAAATGGAAAAAATTGCAGAGAAAACTCACTCTCAGAGCCAATTTCTGTAGATTGTTCATTGCAGAGAACCGCTTGAGCCGAGAGATAACACTAGGATCCAAAACTCCATCAGTGGCCATCCCATTTTGGCAGATCCAGGGATGCCCTGGCATTAACATATAATTGGTAAACAAGTACAAAAggaaaatgtttgtgacgactaaAAAAATTTGCAAGGGTgaagaaataaataaaatataCTTACGTAGCACTTCATGGGCTTTCAAACGCTCTGAAGGGCAATTGCAAAGCATCTTTCTTATAAGATCCTTTGCACTGTCAGATATCTTAGGCCAGGGGTCTGATTCCAAATCAAGGTGCCCCTTCAGAACTGCATCAAATATGCCTTTCTGTGTATCTGATACAATCAATATTAATCATTTTAGCAATTCCAGGAAGACAGTAGACTCAAATTTAACACCAGAGTTTAAAGAAATCACCTGCCCAAAATGGTGGAACCCCACTTAGCAATACATAGAGTATCACTCCAGCTGACCACACATCCGATTCTGGCCCATAGCGTTTGTGCAACACCTCAGGAGCAACATAGAACGGGCTGCCAACTAGCTCACTGAAAACCTGGCCTGAATTGGTAAATTAGCAAAGTTAATAAAGAAAAACAATAATTTATTCAGAAAATAACAACACTTAACACATGGGATGGGTACATATAATGCAGATACATGCGAATATGATGAGGTAGAAACAGAGTTTCATTTCAATTTGCCTCATCCTTGTAATAAGCAGTAATGATAAGCTAATATTCATATGTGTTGTTGAATCAACAAGATATACAAACTCCTGTTAGTCAACATTCAGGCCATTTtgttatatactactccctccgttcctaaatacttgtctttctagtcatttcaacaagtgactacatacggagcaaaatgagtgaatctacactttaaaatatgtctacacacatccgtatgtagtagtcatttgaaatgtctagaaagacaaatatttaggaacagagggagtagtttgaaTTTTGAAGTGGCGGCTTGTATATAGATCGCTAAGGGTGCAGCAGGAATGTAACTGAATGTGTCCGCCTTTCAGTGTCAACAAAATATTACACAGCAAAAAAGGCAGAAAAACAGTATGGCATTTATT encodes the following:
- the LOC543115 gene encoding calcium-dependent protein kinase 7 isoform X2, yielding MGNQNGTPGNDYYNRFPREHPASRPTAAGILRQGLDPTSISVLGRKTADLREHYILGRKLGQGQFGTTYLCTEISTGCDFACKTILKRKLITKVDVEDVRREIQIMHHLSGHKNVVSIKDVYEDVQAVHIVMELLPGGELFDRIQGNGRYSEMKAAEITRIVVSIVAMCHSLGVMHRDLKPENFLLLDKDDDLSIKAIDFGLSIYFKPGQVFSELVGSPFYVAPEVLHKRYGPESDVWSAGVILYVLLSGVPPFWADTQKGIFDAVLKGHLDLESDPWPKISDSAKDLIRKMLCNCPSERLKAHEVLRHPWICQNGMATDGVLDPSVISRLKRFSAMNNLQKLALRVIAERLSEEEIAGLRELFKTVDIKNRGVITFGELRKGLTRYGNELVDTEICDIMEAADTDTDVTINYEEFIAATMPLNKIEREEHLKAAFTYFDKDGSGYITVDKLQRACAEYNMEGTLLEEIILEADQNNDGQIDYAEFVAMMQGNANGGNIGLGRPTMETSLNVTLRDAAQVH
- the LOC543115 gene encoding calcium-dependent protein kinase 7 isoform X1, with product MGNQNGTPGNDYYNRFPREHPASRYADGIEDDSYSDLKKSDKPWPDADSFRPTAAGILRQGLDPTSISVLGRKTADLREHYILGRKLGQGQFGTTYLCTEISTGCDFACKTILKRKLITKVDVEDVRREIQIMHHLSGHKNVVSIKDVYEDVQAVHIVMELLPGGELFDRIQGNGRYSEMKAAEITRIVVSIVAMCHSLGVMHRDLKPENFLLLDKDDDLSIKAIDFGLSIYFKPGQVFSELVGSPFYVAPEVLHKRYGPESDVWSAGVILYVLLSGVPPFWADTQKGIFDAVLKGHLDLESDPWPKISDSAKDLIRKMLCNCPSERLKAHEVLRHPWICQNGMATDGVLDPSVISRLKRFSAMNNLQKLALRVIAERLSEEEIAGLRELFKTVDIKNRGVITFGELRKGLTRYGNELVDTEICDIMEAADTDTDVTINYEEFIAATMPLNKIEREEHLKAAFTYFDKDGSGYITVDKLQRACAEYNMEGTLLEEIILEADQNNDGQIDYAEFVAMMQGNANGGNIGLGRPTMETSLNVTLRDAAQVH